Proteins encoded together in one Rhipicephalus sanguineus isolate Rsan-2018 chromosome 9, BIME_Rsan_1.4, whole genome shotgun sequence window:
- the LOC119404972 gene encoding uncharacterized protein LOC119404972 isoform X2 has product MSTWISTLRRSVLCKQSFAMSSVCCAVKGCQRRRENSEGVYFHTLPPSAARKRVWEEAIGCSSLPYSARVCSAHFLDSDYLPQYGNRRLVNRLRWTAVPSVDLPACGDVVVPTTSAADSGYSSDASTEASILKQPWRHCAVVGCTKPTQPMHRMPQKDELLCKWLKLIGLPKSETRTFLFVCQRHFAADAYTQNPDLQEDMGFTARYYLRSDAMPSLSLPSEPYIEEEEETLMNQTTAASERVAEAPPRAPLRQYGRRRPRGTVTTQTAHYQCTVGVQASTLAMGRYFGVQACSFGISMGTQTEVQPAATCTIQNAASLSDPMCNCGVDEPCHCSSLMDSKHDIHTNSQCGGRHQHMDDVISC; this is encoded by the exons ATGTCAACATGGATCTCAACATTGCGGCGAAGTGTGCTTTGTAAACAATCTTTTGCTATGTCAAGTGTGTGTTGTGCCGTGAAAGGGTGCCAGCGTCGACGAGAGAACAGTGAGGGCGTTTACTTCCACACTCTGCCTCCGAGTGCCGCCCGGAAACGTGTATGGGAGGAAGCCATCGGCTGCAGCAGCTTGCCGTATTCTGCTCGCGTGTGCTCCGCGCACTTTCTTGACTCGGACTATTTACCGCAATACGGAAACCGAAGGCTTGTAAATAGACTCAGATGGACGGCTGTGCCTTCTGTTGACCTGCCCGCCTGCGGAGATGTGGTA GTACCAACAACTTCTGCTGCTGATTCCGGCTACAGTTCGGATGCATCGACAGAG GCTAGCATCCTCAAGCAGCCATGGCGCCATTGTGCAGTTGTTGGCTGTACCAAGCCAACACAACCTATGCATCGGATGCCCCAAAAGGACGAGCTGCTGTGCAAGTGGCTGAAGCTAATTGGCCTGCCTAAATCGGAGACACGTACTTTCTTATTCGTGTGCCAGCGGCATTTTGCCGCCGATGCTTACACCCAGAACCCAGACCTGCAGGAGGACATGGGCTTCACTGCGAGGTACTACCTGCGGTCAGATGCGATGCCATCCCTGTCCCTTCCCAGTGAACCA TATatcgaagaggaggaggaaacgctGATGAACCAGACAACAGCTGCGTCTGAGAGGGTTGCTGAAGCACCGCCCCGA GCTCCATTGCGGCAGTATGGTCGTCGTCGTCCAAGGGGCACAGTTACCACGCAAACAGCCCACTATCAATGTACAGTTGGTGTGCAGGCCTCTACATTGGCCATGGGAAGATATTTTG GCGTGCAGGCGTGCAGCTTTGGCATCTCGATGGGAACACAGACCGAGGTCCAGCCTGCAGCTACGTGCACGATACAGAATGCTGCTTCTTTATCG GATCCGATGTGCAACTGTGGCGTCGATGAACCGTGCCACTGCAGCTCATTGATGGACAGCAAACATGATATCCACACAAATTCTCAATGCGGAGGTCGTCACCAGCACATGGACGACGTGATAAGCTGCT
- the LOC119404972 gene encoding uncharacterized protein LOC119404972 isoform X3 codes for MSTWISTLRRSVLCKQSFAMSSVCCAVKGCQRRRENSEGVYFHTLPPSAARKRVWEEAIGCSSLPYSARVCSAHFLDSDYLPQYGNRRLVNRLRWTAVPSVDLPACGDVVPTTSAADSGYSSDASTEASILKQPWRHCAVVGCTKPTQPMHRMPQKDELLCKWLKLIGLPKSETRTFLFVCQRHFAADAYTQNPDLQEDMGFTARYYLRSDAMPSLSLPSEPYIEEEEETLMNQTTAASERVAEAPPRAPLRQYGRRRPRGTVTTQTAHYQCTVGVQASTLAMGRYFGVQACSFGISMGTQTEVQPAATCTIQNAASLSDPMCNCGVDEPCHCSSLMDSKHDIHTNSQCGGRHQHMDDVISC; via the exons ATGTCAACATGGATCTCAACATTGCGGCGAAGTGTGCTTTGTAAACAATCTTTTGCTATGTCAAGTGTGTGTTGTGCCGTGAAAGGGTGCCAGCGTCGACGAGAGAACAGTGAGGGCGTTTACTTCCACACTCTGCCTCCGAGTGCCGCCCGGAAACGTGTATGGGAGGAAGCCATCGGCTGCAGCAGCTTGCCGTATTCTGCTCGCGTGTGCTCCGCGCACTTTCTTGACTCGGACTATTTACCGCAATACGGAAACCGAAGGCTTGTAAATAGACTCAGATGGACGGCTGTGCCTTCTGTTGACCTGCCCGCCTGCGGAGATGTG GTACCAACAACTTCTGCTGCTGATTCCGGCTACAGTTCGGATGCATCGACAGAG GCTAGCATCCTCAAGCAGCCATGGCGCCATTGTGCAGTTGTTGGCTGTACCAAGCCAACACAACCTATGCATCGGATGCCCCAAAAGGACGAGCTGCTGTGCAAGTGGCTGAAGCTAATTGGCCTGCCTAAATCGGAGACACGTACTTTCTTATTCGTGTGCCAGCGGCATTTTGCCGCCGATGCTTACACCCAGAACCCAGACCTGCAGGAGGACATGGGCTTCACTGCGAGGTACTACCTGCGGTCAGATGCGATGCCATCCCTGTCCCTTCCCAGTGAACCA TATatcgaagaggaggaggaaacgctGATGAACCAGACAACAGCTGCGTCTGAGAGGGTTGCTGAAGCACCGCCCCGA GCTCCATTGCGGCAGTATGGTCGTCGTCGTCCAAGGGGCACAGTTACCACGCAAACAGCCCACTATCAATGTACAGTTGGTGTGCAGGCCTCTACATTGGCCATGGGAAGATATTTTG GCGTGCAGGCGTGCAGCTTTGGCATCTCGATGGGAACACAGACCGAGGTCCAGCCTGCAGCTACGTGCACGATACAGAATGCTGCTTCTTTATCG GATCCGATGTGCAACTGTGGCGTCGATGAACCGTGCCACTGCAGCTCATTGATGGACAGCAAACATGATATCCACACAAATTCTCAATGCGGAGGTCGTCACCAGCACATGGACGACGTGATAAGCTGCT
- the LOC119404972 gene encoding uncharacterized protein LOC119404972 isoform X1 has product MLSLDRRPLEGHNCKLHSLSVRFDNNDMNEEDKAVERRARKAAAARARRRDPEVRSREAEAARARRQQQRATTNPEAARARAAEAARARRQANPELRAGEAEARRKRRQADLDAARVRDAAAKRLKQSLPEASILKQPWRHCAVVGCTKPTQPMHRMPQKDELLCKWLKLIGLPKSETRTFLFVCQRHFAADAYTQNPDLQEDMGFTARYYLRSDAMPSLSLPSEPYIEEEEETLMNQTTAASERVAEAPPRAPLRQYGRRRPRGTVTTQTAHYQCTVGVQASTLAMGRYFGVQACSFGISMGTQTEVQPAATCTIQNAASLSDPMCNCGVDEPCHCSSLMDSKHDIHTNSQCGGRHQHMDDVISC; this is encoded by the exons ATGCTTTCGttggataggagaccgctagagggccacaactgtaaACTGCATTCGCTCTCAGTGCGCTTCGACAATAATgatatgaacgaagaagacaaggcagtGGAGCGGAGAGCTCGcaaagcggctgcagcgcgggctcgccgtcGAGACCCGGAGGTGAGATCTCGAGAAGCCGAAGCAGCACGGGCTCGCCGTCAACAACAACGAGCCACCACCAATCCAGAGGCGGCGAGGGCTCGCGCAGCCGAAGCGGCACGGGCGCGTCGTCAAGCCAACCCTGAGCTGAGAGCCGGCGAAGCTGAAGCGagacggaagcggcggcaagcaGACCTGGATGCAGCACGGGTACGGGATGCTGCAGCCAAGCGCCTCAAGCAGTCGCTTCCTGAG GCTAGCATCCTCAAGCAGCCATGGCGCCATTGTGCAGTTGTTGGCTGTACCAAGCCAACACAACCTATGCATCGGATGCCCCAAAAGGACGAGCTGCTGTGCAAGTGGCTGAAGCTAATTGGCCTGCCTAAATCGGAGACACGTACTTTCTTATTCGTGTGCCAGCGGCATTTTGCCGCCGATGCTTACACCCAGAACCCAGACCTGCAGGAGGACATGGGCTTCACTGCGAGGTACTACCTGCGGTCAGATGCGATGCCATCCCTGTCCCTTCCCAGTGAACCA TATatcgaagaggaggaggaaacgctGATGAACCAGACAACAGCTGCGTCTGAGAGGGTTGCTGAAGCACCGCCCCGA GCTCCATTGCGGCAGTATGGTCGTCGTCGTCCAAGGGGCACAGTTACCACGCAAACAGCCCACTATCAATGTACAGTTGGTGTGCAGGCCTCTACATTGGCCATGGGAAGATATTTTG GCGTGCAGGCGTGCAGCTTTGGCATCTCGATGGGAACACAGACCGAGGTCCAGCCTGCAGCTACGTGCACGATACAGAATGCTGCTTCTTTATCG GATCCGATGTGCAACTGTGGCGTCGATGAACCGTGCCACTGCAGCTCATTGATGGACAGCAAACATGATATCCACACAAATTCTCAATGCGGAGGTCGTCACCAGCACATGGACGACGTGATAAGCTGCT
- the LOC119404973 gene encoding vacuolar protein sorting-associated protein 26B-like isoform X2 — translation MAFFGLGQSADIDIILNGTENRKMAEIKTEDGKKEKHLLYYDGESVSGKVNITLKKPGSKLEHQGIKIEFIGQIELYYDRGNHHEFASLVKELARPGELAQNASYSFEFVNVEKPYESYTGSNVRLRYFLRVTIVRRLTDLVKELDIVVHTLSSYPEINSSIKMEVGIEDCLHIEFEYNKSKYHLKDVIVGKIYFLLVRIKIKHMEIAIIKRETTGSGPNIFNENETIAKYEIMDGAPVRGESIPIRLFLAGYDLTPTMKDINKKFSVRYYLNLVLVDEEERRYFKQQEIVLWRKGEKTRKVIQQQVSNAQPDQAAGDSTK, via the exons ATG GCGTTCTTCGGGCTCGGGCAGAGCGCGGACATCGACATAATTCTCAATGGCACGGAAAACCGCAAAATGGCCGAGATCAAGACGGAAGAcggcaagaaagagaaacaccTCCTCTACTACGACGGTGAATCGGTGTCCGGAAAAGTGAACATAACCCTCAAGAAGCCAGGCTCTAAGCTGGAACACCAGGGCATCAAGATAGAGTTCATCGGACAGATAG AACTTTACTATGATCGCGGCAATCACCACGAGTTTGCGTCCCTGGTCAAGGAGCTGGCACGACCTGGAGAGCTAGCTCAGAATGCCAGTTACAGCTTTGAATTTGTCAACGTAGAGAAGCCATATGAGTCGTACACCGGCTCAAATGTCCGGTTAAG ATATTTCCTGCGAGTCACCATCGTGCGCCGCCTCACTGACCTGGTCAAGGAACTGGACATAGTAGTGCACACGCTTTCATCCTACCCTGAGATTAACTCCTCCATCAAAATGGAAGTGGGCATTGAAGATTGCCTGCACATTGAATTCGAGTACAACAAGTCCAA GTACCACCTCAAGGATGTCATAGTGGGAAAGATCTACTTCCTCTTGGTCCGCATCAAAATCAAGCACATGGAAATTGCCATCATCAAGCGTGAGACGACAGGTTCGGGACCAAACATCTTCAACGAGAACGAAACCATCGCCAAGTATGAAATTATGGACGGTGCACCTGTCCGAG GGGAGTCCATACCAATTCGGTTATTCCTGGCTGGCTACGACCTGACCCCGACCATGAAGGACATCAACAAGAAGTTCTCGGTTCGTTACTATCTCAACCTGGTTCTGGTCGACGAGGAAGAGCGCCGCTACTTCAAACAACAG GAAATTGTGCTGTGGAGGAAAGGGGAGAAGACGCGCAAGGTGATTCAGCAGCAGGTATCCAACGCGCAGCCGGACCAAGCCGCGGGCGACAGCACCAAGTAG
- the LOC119404973 gene encoding vacuolar protein sorting-associated protein 26B-like isoform X1, which translates to MTSRAMAFFGLGQSADIDIILNGTENRKMAEIKTEDGKKEKHLLYYDGESVSGKVNITLKKPGSKLEHQGIKIEFIGQIELYYDRGNHHEFASLVKELARPGELAQNASYSFEFVNVEKPYESYTGSNVRLRYFLRVTIVRRLTDLVKELDIVVHTLSSYPEINSSIKMEVGIEDCLHIEFEYNKSKYHLKDVIVGKIYFLLVRIKIKHMEIAIIKRETTGSGPNIFNENETIAKYEIMDGAPVRGESIPIRLFLAGYDLTPTMKDINKKFSVRYYLNLVLVDEEERRYFKQQEIVLWRKGEKTRKVIQQQVSNAQPDQAAGDSTK; encoded by the exons ATGACATCGCGAGCAATG GCGTTCTTCGGGCTCGGGCAGAGCGCGGACATCGACATAATTCTCAATGGCACGGAAAACCGCAAAATGGCCGAGATCAAGACGGAAGAcggcaagaaagagaaacaccTCCTCTACTACGACGGTGAATCGGTGTCCGGAAAAGTGAACATAACCCTCAAGAAGCCAGGCTCTAAGCTGGAACACCAGGGCATCAAGATAGAGTTCATCGGACAGATAG AACTTTACTATGATCGCGGCAATCACCACGAGTTTGCGTCCCTGGTCAAGGAGCTGGCACGACCTGGAGAGCTAGCTCAGAATGCCAGTTACAGCTTTGAATTTGTCAACGTAGAGAAGCCATATGAGTCGTACACCGGCTCAAATGTCCGGTTAAG ATATTTCCTGCGAGTCACCATCGTGCGCCGCCTCACTGACCTGGTCAAGGAACTGGACATAGTAGTGCACACGCTTTCATCCTACCCTGAGATTAACTCCTCCATCAAAATGGAAGTGGGCATTGAAGATTGCCTGCACATTGAATTCGAGTACAACAAGTCCAA GTACCACCTCAAGGATGTCATAGTGGGAAAGATCTACTTCCTCTTGGTCCGCATCAAAATCAAGCACATGGAAATTGCCATCATCAAGCGTGAGACGACAGGTTCGGGACCAAACATCTTCAACGAGAACGAAACCATCGCCAAGTATGAAATTATGGACGGTGCACCTGTCCGAG GGGAGTCCATACCAATTCGGTTATTCCTGGCTGGCTACGACCTGACCCCGACCATGAAGGACATCAACAAGAAGTTCTCGGTTCGTTACTATCTCAACCTGGTTCTGGTCGACGAGGAAGAGCGCCGCTACTTCAAACAACAG GAAATTGTGCTGTGGAGGAAAGGGGAGAAGACGCGCAAGGTGATTCAGCAGCAGGTATCCAACGCGCAGCCGGACCAAGCCGCGGGCGACAGCACCAAGTAG